The following proteins come from a genomic window of Drosophila sulfurigaster albostrigata strain 15112-1811.04 chromosome X, ASM2355843v2, whole genome shotgun sequence:
- the LOC133847108 gene encoding protein singed, with protein MNGQSCELGHSNGDIISQNQQKGWWTIGLINGQHKYMTAETFGFKLNANGASLKKKQLWTLEPSNTGESIIYLRSHLNKYLSVDQFGNVLCESEERDAGSRFQISISEDGSGRWALKNESRGYFLGGNPDKLVCTAKTPGASEFWTVHLAARPQVNLRSIGRKRFAHLSESQDEIHVDANIPWGEDTLFTLEFRAEEGGRYALHTCNNKYLNANGKLQVVCNEDCLFSAEYHGGHLALRDRQGQYLSPIGSKAVLKSRSSTVTRDELFSLEDSLPQASFIAGLNLRYVSVKQGVDVTANQDEVGENETFQLEYDWSAHRWALRTTQDRYWCLSAGGGIQATGNRRCADALFELIWHGDGSLSFRANNGKFLATKRSGHLFATSESIEEITKFYFYLINRPILVLKCEQGFVGYRTPGNLKLECNKATYETILVERAQKGMVHLKAHSGKYWRIEGESISVDADAPADGFFLELREPTRICIRSQQGKYLGATKNGAFKLLDDGTDSATQWEF; from the exons ATGAACGGCCAGAGCTGTGAGCTGGGCCACAGCAATGGTGACATTATATCACAGAATCAACAGAAGGGCTGGTGGACCATTGGTCTGATCAATGGCCAGCACAAGTATATGACGGCGGAGACATTCGGGTTCAAGCTCAATGCGAATGGCGCCAGtctgaagaagaagcagctcTGGACACTGGAGCCATCGAATACGGGTGAAA GTATTATCTATTTGCGATCTCATCTGAACAAATATCTGTCGGTCGATCAATTTGGCAACGTGCTGTGCGAGAGCGAGGAACGCGATGCAGGCAGCCGCTTCCAGATCAGCATCAGCGAAGATGGCAGCGGCCGTTGGGCATTGAAGAACGAATCGCGCGGCTATTTTCTGGGCGGCAATCCCGACAAACTGGTGTGCACGGCCAAGACGCCCGGTGCCAGTGAGTTTTGGACCGTTCATTTGGCTGCCCGGCCTCAGGTGAATTTGCGTTCGATTGGCCGCAAGCGTTTTGCGCATTTATCCGAATCGCAGGATGAGATCCATGTGGATGCCAACATACCCTGGGGCGAGGATACGCTCTTTACGCTCGAGTTTCGTGCCGAGGAGGGCGGACGCTACGCCTTGCACACGTGCAACAACAA ATACTTGAATGCCAATGGCAAGCTGCAGGTGGTCTGCAATGAGGATTGTCTGTTCAGTGCCGAATACCATGGCGGACATTTGGCGTTGCGCGATCGTCAGGGTCAATATCTGTCGCCCATTGGCTCGAAGGCCGTGCTTAAGTCACGCTCATCGACGGTGACCCGGGATGAGCTGTTCTCCCTCGAGGATTCCCTACCCCAGGCCTCCTTCATTGCCGGCCTCAATTTGCGCTATGTGAGCGTTAAGCAAGGCGTCGATGTGACGGCCAATCAGGATGAGGTCGGTGAGAATGAGACGTTCCAGTTGGAGTACGATTGGTCCGCGCACCGTTGGGCATTGCGCACCACACAGGATCGCTATTGGTGTCTCTCGGCTGGCGGCGGCATTCAGGCCACCGGCAATCGTCGTTGCGCCGACGCCCTCTTCGAGCTCATCTGGCATGGCGATGGCTCGTTGTCGTTCCGTGCCAACAATGGCAAGTTCTTGGCCACCAAGCGTTCGGGACATTTGTTTGCCACCTCCGAGTCCATTGAGGAGATCACCAAGTTCTATTTCTACTTGATCAATCG ACCCATTCTAGTATTGAAGTGCGAGCAGGGATTCGTCGGCTATCGCACGCCCGGCAATCTCAAGCTCGAGTGCAACAAGGCCACCTACGAGACCATTCTCGTGGAGCGTGCCCAGAAGGGAATGGTGCACCTGAAGGCACACAGCGGCAAGTACTGGCGCATTGAGGGCGAGAGCATTTCGGTGGATGCTGATGCGCCAGCCGATGGTTTCTTCTTGGAGCTGCGCGAACCAACACGAATTTGCATAAG ATCGCAGCAAGGCAAATATTTGGGAGCTACCAAAAATGGCGCATTCAAGTTGCTGGATGATGGCACCGACTCCGCCACCCAGTGGGAATTCTAA